CTTTCATATGCTGTATATCTAGGATATAGTGGCCATCTTCTTGTTTAAAAGCAAATAATTTTTCAAATTGACTAAGCATCCAGCCTTCCTTTAAATTCTCTTTTCGCTCTATTTTGGTGATATTTAGCCGGTTTGGCTTGGAGTTCTTGGATACGCATCAATCCATCCAAAAAAGCTTCAGGTCGCGGAGGACAACCAGAGACATAAACATCGACAGGAATAATCTCATCGATGCCTTGAAGGGTGGTGTAGTTGTCATAAAATCCACCACTACAAGCACAAGCGCCTGCGCTGATGACCCACTTGGGTTCGGTCATTTGATCGTAGATTCGCTTCAAAATCGGTGCTTGTTTATAACTCACGGTTCCTGCGATTATCATGAGGTCTGCTTGTCGGGGTGAAAATCGTACGACTTCAGCACCAAATCGTGAGATGTCAAATTTGCTTGATGCTACACTCATGAACTCAATTGCACAGCACGCAGTACCGAAGATATATGGCCACATTGAAGACTCTCTAGCCCAGGAGATTGCACTATCTAGTTTTGTCGTGATGACGGTATCGCCAAAGATCACATCTTCTTGTTTTGTTGAATTTATTGCCATTTCAAAGCCTTTGCTTGATAAATATAAATAAGTCCTGCAATTAATAGTCCCATAAAAGTGAACATTTCTACAAGGCCAAAAACACCTAAAGATCGAAGATTGACAGCCCAAGGGAACATGAAGACAATCTCCACATCAAAAAGCACAAATAAAAGGGCCACAAGATAAAATTTGACACTAAAGGCTTTATCACTTTTACCTATGGCTTTGCTGATACCACTTTCATAAGGAATGTTTTTATTTTTAGAGATTTTTTTTCTTGGACCTAGCTTACTAGTCGTCAAAAAAAGTATCGGAATCATGATGGCCAAAACCGCCACGATAACAGAGGATAAGAATAATTGTGAAGACATGTCGCGCCTTATTTTTATGAGATTAAAAACAGTGAACATCATAACAAAAGAAATTTAAAACAAAAGTAAAAAAAAAGAGTCAATTTAATAAATAAGGTGTCTATGAATCGTGAAAATATAGTATAATTCCATTAAAAATATTAATATATAAAAAGGTACATCATGATAGATAAAGAGACTATAGCAAAAGAGTTGGATACTTTGATTGAAATAAGAACAGATTTTTATGATTTTCTCGATGCAAATATCCCTAAAGATAAGCGTGAGATTAACTACGATTTTTCCAATAATCCGACACTAGATGCGCAACGGGTTTATGAACATTTTCACAAGCTTGATTATCAAGCTAGAAAATTGCGAGGGTACCTTGTCCAAGCTTATGATTTAAAAGCAGAGTGATATCATGTCAAAGATACGCATAAACAAACAACATTTTTTTCACAATTTGGAATATTTGACACAAAAAGCAGGTGGCAAAGAAAAATTGATGGCGGTGTTAAAAGACAATGCTTATGGTCATGATCTGCTTATTATGGCAGGGCTTGCACGTGAGTTTGGCATCAAAAAAGCAGCGGTGAAGAATCTCGATGAAGCGTTGCAGATACAAGAGTATTTTGATGAGATTTTGATATTGGCCGATCATCCTCCTCACAGATTATATCCTGATAATATCTCGTTTGCTGCGCTTTCATTTGAGTTTCTCAAGACGTTTCCAAAACATGCCAATATCCACTTAGCAATCGACACAGGAATGCACCGAAATGGGGTGCAGATGGATGAAATCGAAGCGGCACTGGCGTACATCAAAGCAAACGAACTCAATCTCAAAGGTGTCTTTACACATTTTAGAAGTGCCGATGAGATGAATGGTGAGCTGTTTTGGCAAAAAGAAAATTTTAAAGCAAGTAAAGCAAGAGTGCAACAATGGATAGATGAACACAAAATGCAAATGCCAAATTTTCACTGCTGTAATTCAGCAGCACTTTTGCGCCAAGAGGGTGCACTTGAGGATGATTTTGCTAGATGTGGTATTGCGATGTATGGATATACGCATATCGATAAACGCATTGGCACGTATGATCTCAAGCCTGTGATGTCATTGGTTGCTAATAGACTCAACACGCGAGTGCTACAAAAGGGGCAAAGAGTTGGTTATGGTGGAGTTTATGAAGCAAGAGAAGATACGGTGATTTCGACTTATGATATCGGATATGGGGATGGATTTTTCCGGTATGATGGCAGAGGAGATCTAAAAATCGCCAATGGGCAGAAAATTTTAGGACGCGTTTCTATGGATAGTATGTGTATTGCAGGAGATGCCGATGAGGTGTGTCTGTTTGATGATGCTACTGAGCTAGCAGAGTATTTCAGCACCATCACCTACGATGTCATCACCAAATTGATGCCATGGATCAAGAAAGAAGTGATATAACGCATCTCAGATAAATCGTTTATGAATCCATTACTTACCTAAAGTATCGTAAGAGAGGGTTAAGTATATTATGTATATAATCTTCAAAACAAAACAAAGGTGATAAGATGAGAAATGATTTTATGAAAGCCATGGATTTTAGACATGCATGCAAGGTGTTTGATGATACGAAAAAAATCTCTGATGAAGATATGAGATACATCCTAGAAGCGGGTAGAAAATCGCCGTCTTCTTTTGGAATGGAAGCATGGAAATTTTTGGTAATTACCAATGATGCATTAAAAGAGAAGCTAAAACCCGCGTGCTGGAATCAAGTACAAATCACATCGTGCTCACACCTCGTACTTGTATTAGCAGGTATTGATAGTGTCAAGGTAGAATCAGGAGTTGTCGCCAAACGATTTAAAAGAAGAGCCATGCCTCAAGATAAACTTGATTTTTATCTTGGACTTTATGCTGAACATCTCAAAGATGTGTTGAATACGGATGAAAATATCTACGCATGGACAGCAAGACAAACCTACATCGCAGCGGCTAATATGATGACAGCCGGAGCCTTTATCGGTATCGATTCGTGTCCGATAGAGGGATTTGACAAAAAACAAGTCGAAGAAATCTTGGGTCTAGATACAACCAAATATCAACTTGCAATGGTATTGCCTTTTGGATATAGAATCAATCCGCAATCTGAACAATTGCGCCTCCCGTTTGATGAAGTGGTGGAATTTATCAAATAAACTCAAGCGTCACTTTATATTTCTTCATTTGTGAAACATTTGCACTTTGGCAAATGTTTCCTCCACCGTTTTTCACTCTTTAAAACTAGACTGATTCATCACGAAAAGTTTCTCTCCAGAGCATAAGCCAATGAACAAATAGCATATCTTGACAAAGCGTACGATATTCAGTACAATATAAAAAATATAGTAAAGGGTTAGTTATGACAAAAGTTATGTCGGTAAGTCAAGTTAGAGCAGATATTTACAATGTTATGGATGAAACGGCACAAACTCATGAACCTGTACTTATTACGGGAAAAAGAAACAATGTCGTGATGCTTTCTCAAGAAGACTGGAATGCAATAGAAGAAACACTATATTTAAACTCTATACCAAATATGGCATCTTCAATTCAAGAATCAATGAGTGCAGATGACAGTGAGTTTAGTGAAACTGTTGAATGGCAGAGTACAAAGTACTTTATAGTACGTTAGCATTAAAAGATGCCAAAAAACTATCAAGTGCATCTTTAGATAAAAAAGCAAAAGAGCTTATTGAGATCATCAAAAAAGACCCGTTTCAAAATCCACCTCCTTATGAAAAACTAGTAGGAAATTTACAAGGTTCATATTCAAGAAGAATAAATATACAGCATCGACTGGTTTATGAAGTAAAAGAAGATAATAAAGTAATAAGAATTTCTAGAATGTGGTCGCATTATGAATAATAGGTTATTGCCAATATCTGAGCTCTTTATGCCATATATGTGAGAATATTGTTCTACCTCTGACTTTCCCATCTGCTCAGGATGTTTTTTATCATGATACAGTATATACTGTTTTGCCCAATTAGGTATAGGCTTTTTCTGTTTTGAGACTATAGCGCTTCACTCTGATCTTATCTCGTAAAATATCAAGTAACTTTTTGTCTTTCTGCAAAATATTTTCCCTAGTTTTAATGTCTTTTTATCACAAAATTATAGCTTATTTATTAATAGAATATTAAACATAATTCATATAATGCAAACATCGCATATCATTGTATTTATAGCAAAATTAAGTGTAGCATTACTATAATATTGGTATTAATAAATAGTTGTATGTTGCCGCTTTGCCTCAACATACAACGGTCGGACTGAGCTCTAAACGAGCCACCAACCAATTGTCGTGCTCCGCTTCGCTACACACAACAATTGGCAGGAGTCTCACACCAAGGTATCTTCAGAAAATCACAAGTGAATTTTCTGAAATATACATTAGTGAAGCTCAGCCCGACCGTTATATTAAAAAGGGAAATTGATGACACTTTCAGACTATGCTTCAATCGCGACCATAGGAGCATTTTTAGTAACACTAATATCACTAGCATTTTCAGCAAAACGTTATTTAGATATTAGAACAAGAGAGGAAGAGGTATTTAGATTTAAAACATATCATAGGCTATTAAAGACTATCAGTAAAGGTAGCGATGAAAATGGTATTTTAAAATTAGTAAGTCAAGTTGCATATATTTATGAACTCCGAAATTTTCCTGAGTATAAAGATTTGACAAAGAAAACTTTAAATCAATTAAGAAAAGAATGGTCACATGATGAAGCATCAGATATTAAACCATTACTAAAAGAGGCGATAGATGATACTATTTCCGTTATCGAAGCTTCTTCAAAATATAACAAAACCTGGAGACAAATAGTTTACTTTAACGGGTAAACTATTTCTCAAGACAACCGTTATGAATATAAATATTCAAGGAGATAATTATGGAAAGTAAATTAAATTTAAATGCTGGTGATACACTTAAACAGACTGAACATAAAATGAAAGGTCCTATGCAGGAAACCGATATATGGACATATGAAATACTTAATCAAGATGGAGAAGTTGTTGGTTCAGTAATACACAAAGACCACACAGCAATAAAAGGTTTTCGTAGAACTCAAAGTGTAGAACAAAAAGATAGTTCAGGAAATGTTATTGTAAGTACATCGTGGTAGTGATTAAAATTCATACAAGTACTAGGAGAGAAACAAGTAGCCTAGTGGTGACTTATTTCTCAAGGTAACCGTTATGTGAACAAGAAAACTATTATATATGGAGGGAATTTTGGAAAAAATAGATTATGAGTATGCAGGTTTTTGGGTTAGAGTTGGAGCAACATTGATAGATGTTGCTTTATTATTAATGATTACATTACCGTTAACATTAATGATATATGGAAGCGATACAGTATGGAATAGCGAAGATATGATTTTAGGTCCAGCGGACTTTTTAATAAATTATTCTTTGCCATTTTTTGCAACAATAATTTTTTGGATGTATAAATCAGCTACTCCAGGCAAAATGGTTTTACACTTAAAAGTTCTTGATGAAGAAACAGGACATAAATTAACAATAGGACAAAGTATTGGAAGATACTTTGCATATATACCTGCTATGCTAATTTTTATGCTTGGGATATTTTGGGTGGCTTGGGATAGGAAAAAACAAGGTTGGCATGATAAATTAGCTAGAACTGTCGTTGTGAGAAATAAAAAACGAACAGAAGATGTCAAGTTCACATAACAATTACTAGGAGATAAATAAGTAGCCTAACGGCGACTTATTTATCAAGATAAACGTTAAATGAAAAAGGAAACTTAAAATGTCAAAAACATATAGATTGTTTATCAGTCATTCATGGGCATATGGAGATGCATATGACAAGGTAGTAAATATGATAACAAGCCAAGGAATTAAATTTTATGATCATTCTGTCCCACGCCATGACCCAATTCATACAAATTGAACAGATAAACCACTATTTGGTATAACAAAAACTAGGAAAGAAATATGAAGCCAAAGTGCGGCTTCATATTTTTCAAGACACCCGTTAGGTAATAAGGGAACAAATGCATAATATCGAAGATAATATAATGAATTTTTTTCAGCAGTTAATTAGTGATGAAAATCATAGATACAAATCATGGGAACATTGTTTTTTGTATTTTTCACAAGATGTTAATCAAATTGACAAAGAAATAGCTTGTTTACATCTATCATTTTATCTTGCAAGTTGGGGTATGTATAGAGGTTCAAGTTTTCTTCTATGGCAAGATTATCTGATTCATGATAAAGTTGTTGAAGAGATATTAAAGTATAAACATCTGCAAAATATTGATTTTGATAATTTTGATGTAAAAGATAAAAATTTTAAAGATATTTTTGAGTTATCAAATTTTATAGAAAATTGGTATCCATCCAATATTAAAAATATTCCAGAGAAACCTGACAAAGTTATTAATGTGACAGACACTTTATTAACTAAAATTTTATTGGGAACGCTTGGTTGTATTCCTGCATATGATAGATTTTTTAAAGATGGATTAAAAATAAAAAATATACAACCATATACTAAATTATCAAAAAAAAGTTTTTTAGAAGTAGTTAAATTTTATCAAGAAAATAAAAATGACTTTTTAATAGTTCAAGAAAACATTGAGGAGAAAATTCGAATAAAATACCCTATAATGAAATTGGTTGATATGTATTTCTTTACTCTAAGTTTTGCATCATATAACAAATCATTGGAGAGAAATATTTGAAAGAAGATGAACTTATAGAAAACTTTACAGATATTATTCAACCAAATATTGATGATATAAAAAATATGATTAATAGTACAAACAACAAACTGTTTACCCTTAATTCCATTCTATTTATCATAGTTCTCGGTGCACTCTTTTTAACTAACCATTTTAACTTACACATTATATTTTTTATTATGACATTATTTATTTCAGTAATGATTTCTTATCTAGGAAATTATACATTTAACTATGAATATCATGATATTTTAGAAAGAACTATTTTCCCAAAAATTTTAAATATTTTAGTCAAAGATGGAAGTTTTACTATTAATACACATTTAGAAGAAGATGCTAAAAATTCAGATATTTTTTCTATATATGAATATTTCATTGCTTCTGCAACTATTCAAAGTAAATGGTCTATCCAATTTGCTTTGAATAACAGGCAGATACATATTTCTTCTACTTATATTGATTTATCAGACATCAATAATCCAGCAGTACCCTTTTCAGATAAAAACAAAGGTTTATTTATAACTATTGAAAATATTGACTTTTGTAATTCAGAAATTTATATTTTTGAAAATAAATTATTACATTCTATGAAAGAAGTTTCAAAAATATTAAAAAAAGATTTGACTAATGATAATTCTTTATATGATAAATTTACAGTTGTATCAAAAACCTTAAACAAAGAGTCCAAAAACAAGATAGTTCAAATACTAAACTTGTTTAATCAAGATGTGTCAATTACACTGAGAAAAAATAAAATGTATATATTTGTACACAAAGAGTTTACTTGTTTTGATGCAAATTATTATACAAATGGTAGAATACCTAGTTATTTTGATTATATTGAACTTTTAAAAATTAAAAATTCAATTGAAGAGGTTATAGCAATAACTAAAGAAGTTTAACAAAACATAGTAGCTAATAAATTATCTAGCGGCAATTATTAGCTATCTTCAGTCGTTAAACACACAAAAGGGTTAAAATTGAAAAATAAATTTACTTTATATATAAAAATATTTCTCTTCATATTTTTTATATTTTCTAACGGATATGCAAAAAGCAATACAAATTCACCGAACAATGAACTTGAAATTTTTAAAGCAATCGATTCAAAAGATTATGAAAAAATTAATAATCTTTTAAAAAATGGAGTAAGCCCTTGTTTAAAAAGAGAGAAAAAATATGAAACATATACAAATGTAGATTTTGCTTTTAATCATGCAATTATCACAGGTGATATCAAAATTGTAAAATCTTTTTTACCATATATTGAAAATATCACAAAACCTTCTTGTTTATATAATCCTTCTCTCTTTTATGCGATCAAAAATGATGATGTCAAAATGATCCAATTTTTAATAGATAGTGGAGCTGATGTTAATTTTCCAACTAAACTATATAGAAAAGAGACACCTATTCAAGAAGCATTATTAGAAAGAAAAATACATTCTGCTCAGAAACTCATAGATAATGGTGCGAGTATAGATAAAAATATAGGTTTTCAATCATTAGAACTTGCCATAAAAAATTTAAATATTAAAGTTGTACAATTTTTAATTGATAACAAATATGATGTAAACTTTCAAAATAAAGACGGAAATACTATACTACATCTCATGGCGATGGGGATCGTAGAAAAAAATTTACAAAGTATCGAAACATATATTGAGAAAAAAGAATATATTAAACGATTCCCTGATACTTATGTAAAAGCTCAAGAACAGGTAAAAAGACTAAAAACTAATTTTAAAAATTATTCTAAAATAGCGAAACTTCTGTTACAAAACGGAGCCGATACTAAACTAAAAAATAATGCTGGTAAAACACCATTAATGATTGCCAATGAAAACAATACCGATACAATGCTTGAAGTTTTAAAAAATGCAAAACAATAAATACATAAAATGTCTAACAAAAACGAGGAGACCAATAATTTACCCTAGCGGGAAAATTATTGCTCACGATAAACGTTATCTAATCAAATACAAATTGACATCCCAATGTAATTACAATATAATTACACAAAGGAGTTTATTATGACAACACTTACAAAGATTGGAAACTCACAAGGAATTAGAATTCCTAAACCATTAATACAACAAGCACACCTTGAAAATGTAAATTTAGAACTAGAAGTTTTAGAAAATGGTTTATTAATAAAACCAATAAATAATACAGATAGAAGCACATGGAAAGAAAATATTGAAAAAGTTATTTCTAATCATAAAGGAGTTGAAGACGAAGGTGTTTTAGATGACTTACTTAATGATAATGACTTGGAAGACTGGCAATGGTAGTAGATATCAAAAGGTTTGAAATACACTTGGTAAAGTTAAATCCTACAGTTGGTTCTGAAATTCAAAAAACAAGGCCATGCATTGTAGTTTCTCCAAACGAGATGAATGTTTTAAAAACCGTAATAGTTGCACCTATGACCTCTAAAGGTTTTGATTTTATATTTAGACCCAAAATAAAGTTTGACAAGAAAGATGGATTAGTGTTACTAGATCAGATTAGAACAGTTGATAAAACAAGACTTGTAAAAAAGCTTGGAGATGTTGATACAGCAACATCAAAAGAAATTTCAAAAATGCTTATTAATATGTTTGAATTGTAATCAAATGATAGAAAATATGATATATTACAAAGCGTTCAGTTTAAAACAAAATATACTCAAGAAAATGAAACCGTAAAAAGCTAAAACAAAAAGGACTTAATGAATATTTTGATACAATGACATCTTTACAGCAAAGAGATAAAAGCATAAAAGAAGCGGTGCAGGGTGGCTATAAGCAAAGTGAAATCGCAGAGTTTTTGCAACTCTCAGGAACAACGATATCTAAAATTATGGCAAAGCTTAGTCCATGAAAAATAGGTTATTCCCAATACCTAACCCCTTTTTTATTAGCTCATTTTAACCGTTAAACCAACACAAAGGAATATAGTAAATTGCAAAGATCTTATTACTCCAATACAATTAGTAAATTTATTACAGAGAATACAAACACAATTCTTGGTGAACTAGCACGACATCACAATCATGCCTTAGAGGATTTACAAAGAAATGCATGGATAAAACAAATTGATATATTAAAACAAGCATTTTACAATTATAAAGATGGTCATATTTTCTTTGAATTTGCAATTCCTAGAATGGGAAAGCGTGTTGATAATATTATAATTATTAATGATTCAATATTTGTTATTGAATTTAAAGTTGGTTCAACAACATATGACAATAATGCGATAGAGCAAGTTATAGACTACTCACAAGACTTAAAAAACTTTCATGAAGGTAGTCATACTCAAAAATTATTTCCCATACTTATTGCAACTGAAGCAAAAAGTTTTGAAAGTAAAATTGAGCCATTACAAGATAAATTATATAAACCTCTTTTTGCAAATAAAAACTCTATTTTAAGCACAATAGAAGAATGTCTAAAGTTAGAACGAGTAGATAATATAGATCCGTTAATATGGGAAAACTCAATCTATAAACCAACTCCAACTATTATTGAAGCAGCTCAAGCATTATATAAAGGTCATAATGTTAAAGAGATTTCTAGATCAGATTCTGGTGCTATAAATTTGTCTATTACAACAGATAAAATTAACCAAATTATAAATAGTTAGAAACAAATAAGAAATCAATTTGTTTTATTACAGGGGTTCCAGGTGCAGGCAAAACACTAGCAGGCTTAAATATTGCAAATGAAAGGATGAATATTGATGAAAACGAACATGCAGTTTTCTTATCAGGAAATGGTCCACTAGTTGATGTATTAAGAGAAGCTCTCACAAGGGACGAAGTTAATAATGCAAAAAAGAAAGGGCAAAAGCTAACAAAAAGAGAGGCTGCAATTAAAACACATGCTTTTATTCAAAATATTCACCATTTTCGCGATGACTCATTAGGTACAGCTAAAGCACCAATTGAAAAAGTAGTAGTATTTGATGAAGCTCAAAGAGCTTGGAATCAAGGGCAAACAAGCTCTTTTATGAAAAGAAGAAGAGGACTAGATAATTTTGAGTCATCAGAACCAAGATTCTTAATTGATGTAATGAATAGACATCAAGACTGGTCTACAATCATTTGTTTAGTAGGTGGCGGACAAGAGATAAATACTGGTGAGGCAGGATTAGAAGAATGGATTAGTTCGTTAAAAAATCATTTTCATGACTGGAATATATATTTATCAAATTCGATAATAGAAGATAAAAACTATTTGAAAGATAATGCATTAAAAGAGTGGTTACACGAAAATGCCACTATAGATAAAAACTTACACTTATCCGTTTCAGTTAGATCTTTTCGCTCAGAGAAGCTATCCGACTTTATTCACTCTATTTTAGATATTGACACAACAAAGGCTAGACGTTTATATAATGACTTTTTAAAAAATGATTATCCTATATTGGTTACAAGAGATTTTGAAAAAGCAAAAAAATGGTTAAAATCAAAAGCAATTGGAAGTGAAAGAAGTGGTGTAGTTGCATCATCTGGAGCATATCGTTTAAGGCCATTTGGGATAAATATAAAAAATCAGATTGATGCTCCCGTTTGGTTTTTAAACAATAAAGATGATATTAGATCTTCGTATTTCAATGAAGAAGTGGCAACTGAATTTGACATTCAAGGACTTGAACTTGATTGGACATGTGTATGTTGGGATGGAGACTTTTATTTTCACAACAACCAATGGATGTTTAGAAAATTCAAGGGTACAAAATGGCAAAATATAAATAAAGAGATCATAAAAAATTATTTATTGAATGCTTATAGAGTTTTACTTACGAGAGCCAGACAAGGGATGATTATATTTATACCTAATGGATCATTAGATGACCAAACAAGGTTACCAGAATTTTATGATGAAACCTATGAATATATTAGGAAGATCGGTATACAAGAGCTTTAACAAAACATAGTAGCTACTATCTATCTCAAAAGTAGAACCGTTGATGTTCCCAAATATATCAATAAAACTCATAGCCTCATGATAATCTTTGATAAGTTCATCGATACATAAAAAATCAAGCTGCTTTGGTCTTTTTTATTTGTGAATAGCCATTGACAAAAATCGCCGAAACGACAAATGCGCCACCGATAAGTGTGCTGCTAGGGACTACTTCTCCTATAAAAAGCCAGAGCCAGACGGGAGCTAGTGTGGTTTCTACCGTAGAGAAGATGCCAACTTCAGCAGAGCTTATATATTTTGTAGCCCCATAGATAAAATACATTGCGACAACTTGCATCATGCCCATCAAAAAGAGCCAGAAAATGCTCATAAGCGGTATGTCAAAGGGATTTTTTGCTATGAAGCCCATGACCGTCATCAAAAAAAATCCACTCAATGAGATGAGTAAGTAATGAGAAAAATGAGGAAATTTTCTCAGAAGCGTAAGCTGAAGCCCCATTGCCACAGCTAAAAGAATACCCAAAAAATCACCAAGCAAATTTCCCCCAAGATTGACAGAGTTTTGCACGATGAGAAATACTCCAAAAAAAGATAAAAAGATGGCTAAAAGGGTCTCTTTCTTCACTTTTTCTTTTAAAATAAAATATGAAAAGATAGCGGCAAAAAAAGAGGAGGTTGCCAAAAGAACGACGGTATTAGCGGCGATTGTGTATTTTACTGAAAATACAAACAAAGAAGTACCAATTCCCGATATCAAAGAGATGCAAATGATAATAAAGATGCTTTTTTTATCTTTAGGGATCACATCTTTTTTGCCTTTTATGAGCATGAAAGAAAACATGATTAAGCCCATAAAAAGACCTCTATAAAAAGAGATGATAGAAGCATCTGTGTTGGCCAACCGGACAAGAAGCGCATCAAAACTTATAATTCCAACACCAAAAGCGGCAAAAAACATGCCTTTTAATCTAGTATTTAACATGAAAGTATAGGGAGTGTAAAGTTCATTATTTATCCAATTATCTATGAGATGTATGTGTTTTATTTGAGTGAAATTATACCATTATTGACTCTTTTATCCCTTTAATCATTGTTTCATAGTTTTGTGGTTACAATATAATTTCTAAATATAAACTTATAGGATTGTGATGGATAGCTTAATTTCAACATTTTTTAAAAGGTTACGATTTCAATGAATCTATCAAAATCCCTCTACACCAAAGCCATCCAATGCCCCAAATCCTTATGGCTCAAAAAGTACAAGCCAGAGGTTTTAACCCCGCCAGATGCCAGTGCACTTGCACGGTTTGAGACGGGCAATGTCGTGGGCGATTTGGCGTGTGAGTTGTTCCCAGGTGGTCGAGAGATTCCTTATGATTCACGGGATTTTAAAAGCATGGCACAACGGACGCAAGCATACTTGGAAGAGGGCGTTGAAAACATCTATGAGGCGACATTTATCTATGATGGTATCGTGGTGATGGTGGATATCCTGCGCCAAACGCCTGAGGGCTTGGCGCTTTATGAGGTGAAGAGTTCCACCGATGTGAAGCCAATCTATCTACATGATGTCTCCATCCAGCTTTATGTTTTGGAATCTCTTGGCTATACGGTACGTGCTTGTCATGTCGTGCATATCAATTCTGGTTACGTGCGAGATGAAATGCTAGAGTTGGACAAGCTCTTTATGGTGGTGGATGTGAGCGATGCGGTGCAACAGATGCAAGCCTCGATTCCACAAAAGTTAGAGGAGTTTAAAACATACCTAAGCGATAGTCTCCATGAACCTGACATCGACATCGGCAAACACTGCAATCATCCCTACGAGTGCGATGCAAAGGCGTATTGCTGGAAAACCCAGCGCCATATTCCAGAGTATAGCGTCTTTAATATCTTCAATCTCGGCAGTAAAAAACAACAACAACTCTATGCCCAAAACATCATCATGATAGAAGATATTCCCGATGATTTTGCGATGACATCTATCCAAAAACAAAAGGTTGACAACTGGAAAATGCAGCGCACATTTATAGATCATGATGCGATTGCTGAGTTTTTGGAAACACTGAACTATCCGCTATATTATCTAGATTTTGAGACTTTTGTGCAAGCTATCCCTTTGTGGCGTGGTGTGAGTCCCTACCAACAGATACCGTTTCAGTATTCACTTCATATAGAAGATGCTGATGGTACTTTGGCACATCGAGAGTTTTTGGCGCAATCTGGAAGTGACCCAAGACGTGCTTTGGCAG
This genomic window from Sulfurospirillum sp. 1612 contains:
- a CDS encoding NADH-quinone oxidoreductase subunit B; this encodes MAINSTKQEDVIFGDTVITTKLDSAISWARESSMWPYIFGTACCAIEFMSVASSKFDISRFGAEVVRFSPRQADLMIIAGTVSYKQAPILKRIYDQMTEPKWVISAGACACSGGFYDNYTTLQGIDEIIPVDVYVSGCPPRPEAFLDGLMRIQELQAKPAKYHQNRAKREFKGRLDA
- a CDS encoding NADH-quinone oxidoreductase subunit A, yielding MSSQLFLSSVIVAVLAIMIPILFLTTSKLGPRKKISKNKNIPYESGISKAIGKSDKAFSVKFYLVALLFVLFDVEIVFMFPWAVNLRSLGVFGLVEMFTFMGLLIAGLIYIYQAKALKWQ
- a CDS encoding alanine racemase, which translates into the protein MSKIRINKQHFFHNLEYLTQKAGGKEKLMAVLKDNAYGHDLLIMAGLAREFGIKKAAVKNLDEALQIQEYFDEILILADHPPHRLYPDNISFAALSFEFLKTFPKHANIHLAIDTGMHRNGVQMDEIEAALAYIKANELNLKGVFTHFRSADEMNGELFWQKENFKASKARVQQWIDEHKMQMPNFHCCNSAALLRQEGALEDDFARCGIAMYGYTHIDKRIGTYDLKPVMSLVANRLNTRVLQKGQRVGYGGVYEAREDTVISTYDIGYGDGFFRYDGRGDLKIANGQKILGRVSMDSMCIAGDADEVCLFDDATELAEYFSTITYDVITKLMPWIKKEVI
- a CDS encoding NAD(P)H-dependent oxidoreductase — encoded protein: MRNDFMKAMDFRHACKVFDDTKKISDEDMRYILEAGRKSPSSFGMEAWKFLVITNDALKEKLKPACWNQVQITSCSHLVLVLAGIDSVKVESGVVAKRFKRRAMPQDKLDFYLGLYAEHLKDVLNTDENIYAWTARQTYIAAANMMTAGAFIGIDSCPIEGFDKKQVEEILGLDTTKYQLAMVLPFGYRINPQSEQLRLPFDEVVEFIK
- a CDS encoding type II toxin-antitoxin system Phd/YefM family antitoxin, encoding MTKVMSVSQVRADIYNVMDETAQTHEPVLITGKRNNVVMLSQEDWNAIEETLYLNSIPNMASSIQESMSADDSEFSETVEWQSTKYFIVR
- a CDS encoding Txe/YoeB family addiction module toxin, whose product is MAEYKVLYSTLALKDAKKLSSASLDKKAKELIEIIKKDPFQNPPPYEKLVGNLQGSYSRRINIQHRLVYEVKEDNKVIRISRMWSHYE
- a CDS encoding RDD family protein; this translates as MEKIDYEYAGFWVRVGATLIDVALLLMITLPLTLMIYGSDTVWNSEDMILGPADFLINYSLPFFATIIFWMYKSATPGKMVLHLKVLDEETGHKLTIGQSIGRYFAYIPAMLIFMLGIFWVAWDRKKQGWHDKLARTVVVRNKKRTEDVKFT
- a CDS encoding ankyrin repeat domain-containing protein — protein: MKNKFTLYIKIFLFIFFIFSNGYAKSNTNSPNNELEIFKAIDSKDYEKINNLLKNGVSPCLKREKKYETYTNVDFAFNHAIITGDIKIVKSFLPYIENITKPSCLYNPSLFYAIKNDDVKMIQFLIDSGADVNFPTKLYRKETPIQEALLERKIHSAQKLIDNGASIDKNIGFQSLELAIKNLNIKVVQFLIDNKYDVNFQNKDGNTILHLMAMGIVEKNLQSIETYIEKKEYIKRFPDTYVKAQEQVKRLKTNFKNYSKIAKLLLQNGADTKLKNNAGKTPLMIANENNTDTMLEVLKNAKQ
- a CDS encoding AbrB/MazE/SpoVT family DNA-binding domain-containing protein, whose protein sequence is MTTLTKIGNSQGIRIPKPLIQQAHLENVNLELEVLENGLLIKPINNTDRSTWKENIEKVISNHKGVEDEGVLDDLLNDNDLEDWQW